One genomic segment of Bacteroides caccae includes these proteins:
- a CDS encoding patatin-like phospholipase family protein, producing the protein MKKQIFSTLVLSMCLLLPFSLYSQEQRKKVGVVLSGGGAKGMAHIKALKVIEEAGIPIDYIAGTSMGAIVGGLYAIGYTPEQLDSMVRKQNWTFLLSDRIKRSAMSLTDRERSEKFIVSIPFTKSPKDAASSGGIIKGQNLANLFSDLTMGYHDSINFDKLPIPFACVAANVVNGEQIIFHNGILSTAMRASMAIPGVFTPVRQDSMVLVDGGIVNNYPADVVKAMGADVIIGVDVQNALKKADKLNSAPDILGQIVDITCQSNHEKNVDLTDTYIRVNVDGYSSASFTPAAIDTLMRRGEEAAKAQWNSLLALKKKIGISDNYVPKRHGPYSSLSNVRTIYVTDISFSGVEADDKKWLMKKCNLKENSNITTQQIEQALYQLRGSQSYSSASYTLTDTPEGYHLNFLLQAKYEKRINLGIRFDSEEIASLLINGTADLKTHIPSRLSLTGRLGKQYAARIDYTLEPMQQRNFNFSYMFQYNDINIYEEGERAYNTTYKYHLAEFGFSDVWYKNFRFGLGFRFEYYKYKDFLFKKPEFIGLDVESEHFLSYFAQVHYNTYDKGYFPSKGSDFKAAYSLYTDNMAQYNEQAPFSALSASWASVIPATRRFSIIPSIYGRVLIGKGIPYPLKNAIGGEVYGFYIPQQLPFAGVTNMELMENSIIITSLKFRQRMGSIHYLTLTGNYGLTDSHFFEILKGKQLFGISAGYGMDSVFGPLEISLGYSNQTDKGSCFVNLGYYF; encoded by the coding sequence ATGAAAAAACAAATCTTCTCAACATTAGTTTTATCAATGTGCCTACTATTGCCTTTTTCCTTATATTCTCAGGAGCAACGCAAAAAGGTAGGTGTAGTTTTGAGTGGCGGCGGTGCCAAAGGAATGGCGCATATCAAAGCATTAAAAGTGATCGAAGAAGCGGGTATTCCTATCGATTACATAGCCGGAACTAGTATGGGAGCCATTGTAGGAGGACTCTACGCTATTGGTTATACTCCCGAGCAATTGGACAGTATGGTTCGAAAACAAAACTGGACGTTTCTGTTAAGCGACCGTATCAAACGAAGTGCCATGTCATTGACCGACCGTGAACGGTCGGAAAAGTTCATTGTCTCCATACCTTTCACCAAAAGTCCCAAAGATGCGGCTTCTTCGGGCGGAATTATCAAAGGGCAAAATCTTGCCAATCTATTTTCAGACTTGACTATGGGCTATCATGATTCTATCAACTTTGATAAACTCCCCATCCCTTTCGCTTGTGTAGCAGCAAATGTTGTCAATGGAGAACAAATTATATTCCACAACGGGATCCTGTCAACTGCCATGCGGGCCAGTATGGCTATCCCAGGTGTATTTACACCGGTACGACAAGACAGTATGGTATTGGTGGACGGTGGAATTGTAAATAACTATCCGGCAGATGTTGTAAAAGCTATGGGAGCTGATGTTATCATCGGAGTGGATGTACAAAACGCCTTGAAAAAAGCGGATAAGCTGAACAGTGCTCCTGATATCTTAGGGCAAATCGTAGATATTACCTGCCAATCCAATCATGAAAAGAATGTAGACCTTACCGATACTTACATTCGTGTAAACGTAGACGGTTATTCTTCGGCTAGTTTTACTCCGGCCGCTATTGACACTTTAATGCGAAGAGGAGAAGAAGCAGCTAAAGCACAATGGAATTCCTTACTCGCTTTGAAAAAGAAGATAGGAATATCCGATAATTATGTTCCCAAACGACATGGTCCGTATTCTTCCCTCTCCAATGTACGTACAATTTATGTGACAGACATATCATTCTCCGGTGTAGAAGCTGACGACAAGAAATGGCTAATGAAAAAATGCAACCTGAAAGAAAATAGTAATATTACCACCCAACAGATAGAACAGGCATTATATCAATTAAGAGGAAGCCAATCTTATTCCAGTGCCAGCTATACGTTGACGGACACTCCCGAAGGTTATCACCTCAATTTCCTACTGCAAGCAAAGTATGAAAAAAGAATTAATCTGGGGATCCGTTTCGATTCGGAAGAAATAGCCTCTTTATTAATCAATGGAACGGCAGACCTCAAAACTCATATTCCTTCCCGACTATCTCTTACCGGGCGATTAGGGAAACAGTATGCGGCGCGCATTGACTATACATTAGAGCCTATGCAACAGCGCAACTTCAATTTTTCGTATATGTTTCAGTATAATGACATCAACATATATGAAGAAGGAGAACGCGCCTATAACACTACTTACAAATATCATTTAGCTGAATTTGGCTTCTCGGATGTATGGTATAAGAATTTCCGTTTTGGTCTCGGATTCCGTTTCGAATATTATAAATACAAAGACTTCTTATTTAAGAAGCCGGAATTTATCGGCTTGGATGTAGAATCAGAACACTTCCTTAGCTATTTTGCACAAGTGCACTATAACACATACGATAAAGGATATTTCCCCTCCAAAGGAAGTGATTTCAAAGCCGCCTACTCACTCTATACCGATAATATGGCGCAATACAATGAACAGGCCCCATTTTCCGCACTGAGTGCTTCGTGGGCAAGTGTGATTCCTGCCACCCGCCGTTTTTCTATCATTCCGTCGATCTATGGGCGTGTCCTGATAGGGAAAGGAATTCCTTATCCCCTGAAAAATGCTATCGGTGGTGAAGTATACGGTTTTTATATTCCACAACAGTTGCCTTTTGCCGGCGTAACAAACATGGAATTAATGGAAAATTCTATTATCATTACTTCTCTGAAGTTCAGGCAACGTATGGGAAGTATTCATTACCTCACCCTGACAGGCAACTACGGTTTGACGGACAGTCACTTCTTCGAAATACTGAAAGGCAAACAATTGTTCGGCATCAGCGCAGGTTATGGAATGGATAGCGTTTTCGGTCCTCTGGAAATATCATTGGGATATTCCAATCAGACTGATAAAGGAAGCTGCTTTGTGAATCTGGGATATTATTTCTGA
- a CDS encoding efflux RND transporter periplasmic adaptor subunit — protein MRLFFSKHELKLRRKRTIAAIICAVVVLGVYWMLTRPQKATPEMPTVIVEPVVKDDVEIYGEYVGRIRAQQFVEVRARVEGYLENMLFAEGTYVNKNQVLFVINQDQYRAKADKARAQLKKDEAQALKAERDLKRIRPLFEQNAASQLDLDNAEAAYESAEATVAMSEADLAQAELELGYTIVRSPLSGHISERNVDLGTLVGPGGKSLLATIVKSDTVLVDFSMTALDYLKSKERNINLGQQDSTRSWQPNITITLADNTVYPHKGYVDFAEPQVDPQTGTFSVRAEMPNPKQVLLPGQFTKVKLLLDVREGALVVPMKAVTIEKGGAYIYTLRKDDAVEKRFVELGPEVGNNVVVERGLAEGEKVVVEGFHKLTPGMKVRISTPETKVKDTTTETGNTSIEMKDNTKGE, from the coding sequence ATGAGATTATTCTTTTCGAAACATGAATTGAAACTGAGGAGAAAGAGAACCATTGCTGCTATAATCTGTGCGGTAGTTGTGTTGGGCGTGTATTGGATGTTGACCCGACCTCAGAAGGCTACGCCGGAAATGCCGACAGTCATTGTTGAACCGGTAGTAAAAGATGATGTAGAGATATACGGGGAATATGTGGGACGAATTCGTGCCCAACAGTTCGTCGAAGTACGTGCCCGGGTGGAAGGTTATCTGGAAAATATGCTTTTTGCAGAGGGTACGTATGTGAATAAGAATCAGGTTTTGTTTGTAATCAACCAGGATCAATATCGGGCAAAAGCCGACAAGGCCAGAGCACAGTTGAAAAAAGACGAAGCACAGGCTTTGAAGGCTGAACGAGATTTGAAGCGTATACGTCCATTGTTTGAACAAAATGCTGCAAGTCAGTTGGACTTGGACAATGCTGAAGCTGCTTATGAAAGTGCCGAAGCTACGGTCGCCATGAGTGAGGCGGACTTGGCGCAGGCTGAATTGGAACTGGGATATACCATTGTCCGGTCGCCATTGTCTGGTCATATCAGTGAAAGAAATGTGGATTTGGGTACCTTGGTGGGACCCGGAGGAAAATCTCTACTCGCTACTATTGTGAAAAGTGATACCGTACTGGTCGATTTCAGTATGACAGCACTTGATTATCTGAAAAGTAAAGAAAGAAATATTAATTTAGGCCAGCAAGACTCGACCCGTTCCTGGCAACCGAATATTACGATTACTTTAGCAGATAATACCGTTTATCCTCATAAAGGTTATGTTGATTTTGCTGAACCTCAGGTAGATCCTCAGACGGGTACTTTCTCCGTACGTGCGGAAATGCCTAATCCCAAACAAGTATTATTGCCGGGACAGTTTACGAAAGTAAAGCTGTTGCTGGATGTTCGCGAAGGAGCCCTTGTTGTTCCAATGAAAGCTGTTACTATCGAAAAGGGCGGAGCTTATATTTATACTCTGCGTAAAGATGACGCGGTAGAAAAACGTTTCGTGGAATTAGGACCGGAAGTCGGAAATAATGTAGTAGTGGAAAGAGGTTTGGCGGAAGGAGAGAAGGTTGTAGTGGAAGGTTTCCATAAATTGACACCGGGAATGAAAGTACGAATCAGTACACCGGAAACAAAAGTAAAAGACACTACAACTGAAACTGGAAATACTTCGATAGAAATGAAGGATAACACAAAAGGAGAATAA
- a CDS encoding efflux RND transporter permease subunit: MKVTFFIDRPVFSAVISIVIVIVGIIGLTMLPVDQYPQITPPVVKISASYPGASALTVSQAVATPIEQEINGTPGMLYMESNSSNSGGFSATVTFDVSADPDLAAVEIQNRVKLAESRLPAEVIQNGISVEKQAPSQLMTLCLTSTDPKFDEIYLSNFATINVLDVIRRIPGVGRVSNIGSRYYAMQIWAQPDKLANFGLTVQDLQNALKDQNRESAAGVLGQQPVEGLDITIPITTQGRLSTVGQFEDIVVRANANGSIIRLKDVARVSLEASSYNTESGINGENAAVLGIYMLPGANAMEVAERVKEAMDEISENFPEGLSYEIPFDMTTYISESIHEVYKTLFEALVLVVLVVYLSLQSWRATLIPIVAVPISLIGTFGFMLIFGFSLNILTLLGLILAIGIVVDDAIVVVEGVEHIMETEHLSPYEATKKAMNGLASALIATSLVLAAVFVPVSFLSGITGQLYRQFTVTIVVSVLISTVVALTLSPVMCSLILKPDSGKKKNIIFRKINEWLGVGSNKYVAAVTRTIKHPRRVLSAFGMVLIAILLIHRIIPTSFLPVEDQGYFKIELELPEGATLERTRIVTERAIAYLEKNPYIEYIQNVTGSSPRVGSNQARSELTVILKPWEERKNTSIEKIMDTVEKHLKEYPECKVYLSTPPVIPGLGSSGGFEMQLEARGEATFDNLVDATDTLMYYASKHKELTGLSSSLQSEIPQLYFDVDRDKVKMLGVPLADVFSTMKAYTGSVYVNDFNMFNRIYKVYIQAEAPYREHKDNINLFFVKASNGAMVPLTSLGNASYTTGPGSIKRFNMFTTAVIRGAAAPGYSSGQAMEIMEQIARDHLPDNIGLEWSGLSYQEKQAGGQTGMVMALVFLFVFLFLAAQYESWTVPIAVLLSLPVAALGAYLGVWVCGLENDVYFQIGLVMLVGLAAKNAILIVEFAKVQVDKGEDLIQSAIYAARLRFRPILMTSLAFVLGMLPMVLASGPGSASRQAIGTGVFFGMIFAIVFGIILVPFFFVMVYKTKSKILKHKK; encoded by the coding sequence ATGAAAGTTACTTTTTTTATAGATAGGCCGGTTTTCTCGGCTGTAATTTCTATTGTGATAGTGATTGTCGGAATTATCGGTCTGACAATGCTTCCGGTGGACCAATATCCGCAGATCACGCCTCCGGTAGTGAAAATCAGTGCCTCATATCCGGGTGCCAGCGCACTTACCGTGTCACAAGCGGTAGCTACTCCGATTGAGCAGGAAATCAACGGTACACCGGGAATGCTTTATATGGAATCAAATAGCTCTAACTCTGGAGGTTTCTCGGCAACGGTTACTTTTGATGTATCTGCTGATCCGGATTTGGCGGCAGTTGAGATTCAGAATCGTGTGAAGCTAGCTGAATCCCGTCTTCCGGCAGAAGTGATTCAAAATGGTATTTCAGTAGAAAAACAGGCTCCTAGTCAATTAATGACGCTCTGTCTGACTTCTACTGATCCGAAGTTTGATGAAATCTATTTGAGTAACTTCGCTACAATCAATGTGCTTGATGTGATTCGCCGTATCCCGGGAGTAGGACGCGTTTCTAATATTGGTAGCCGTTATTACGCCATGCAGATATGGGCACAACCCGATAAGTTGGCAAATTTTGGGTTGACCGTACAGGATTTACAAAATGCTTTGAAAGATCAGAACCGTGAATCTGCGGCAGGTGTATTAGGACAGCAACCGGTGGAAGGATTGGATATTACTATTCCTATCACTACTCAGGGACGTCTTTCCACTGTCGGACAGTTCGAGGATATTGTAGTACGTGCCAATGCTAACGGTTCTATTATCCGATTAAAAGATGTGGCACGCGTGTCGTTGGAAGCTTCTTCTTATAATACAGAGAGTGGGATCAATGGAGAGAATGCTGCTGTACTTGGTATCTATATGTTACCGGGTGCTAACGCAATGGAAGTGGCCGAGAGAGTAAAAGAGGCTATGGATGAAATTAGCGAGAACTTTCCGGAAGGATTGAGTTATGAGATTCCATTTGATATGACGACTTATATCTCCGAATCTATTCACGAAGTATATAAGACTTTGTTTGAAGCATTGGTGCTGGTAGTATTGGTGGTATATCTGTCTTTGCAAAGCTGGCGTGCAACGTTGATTCCGATTGTGGCAGTTCCTATCTCGTTGATTGGTACTTTCGGATTCATGTTAATATTCGGTTTCTCGTTAAATATATTGACATTACTCGGATTGATTCTTGCTATTGGTATTGTCGTGGATGATGCGATTGTGGTGGTGGAAGGTGTGGAACATATAATGGAAACGGAACATCTAAGTCCTTATGAAGCTACCAAGAAAGCAATGAACGGACTTGCCAGCGCTTTGATTGCTACCTCATTGGTGTTGGCTGCAGTATTCGTTCCGGTTAGTTTCCTGAGTGGAATTACGGGACAGTTGTATCGTCAGTTTACGGTGACTATCGTGGTGTCCGTACTTATTTCTACAGTGGTTGCTTTGACACTGAGTCCCGTGATGTGTTCGTTAATATTGAAGCCGGATAGTGGAAAGAAAAAAAATATTATTTTTCGGAAGATCAATGAATGGCTAGGTGTTGGTAGTAATAAGTATGTAGCTGCCGTAACCCGTACAATAAAGCATCCTCGTCGGGTATTAAGTGCTTTTGGAATGGTTCTGATCGCTATCCTATTAATTCACCGTATTATTCCGACCAGTTTCTTGCCGGTGGAAGATCAGGGATATTTTAAAATTGAACTTGAGTTGCCGGAAGGCGCTACATTGGAGCGTACCCGTATTGTGACGGAACGTGCCATAGCTTATTTGGAAAAGAATCCTTATATAGAATATATTCAGAATGTGACGGGTAGTAGTCCGCGTGTCGGTAGTAATCAGGCTCGTTCTGAACTGACTGTGATTCTGAAACCATGGGAAGAACGGAAGAATACCAGCATCGAAAAAATTATGGATACAGTAGAGAAACATCTCAAAGAATATCCGGAATGTAAGGTCTACTTGTCTACTCCACCGGTAATACCGGGATTGGGTAGTTCCGGAGGTTTTGAGATGCAGTTGGAAGCTCGTGGAGAAGCGACTTTTGATAATTTGGTAGATGCCACCGATACCTTGATGTACTATGCTTCCAAACATAAAGAACTGACAGGATTGTCTTCTTCTTTACAGTCAGAAATTCCGCAACTCTATTTTGATGTGGACCGGGATAAGGTGAAAATGTTGGGTGTACCTTTGGCAGATGTGTTCTCTACCATGAAAGCTTATACGGGTTCTGTGTATGTGAATGACTTTAATATGTTCAACCGTATATATAAGGTGTATATCCAGGCGGAAGCTCCTTACCGTGAACATAAAGATAATATTAATCTATTCTTTGTAAAAGCGTCTAATGGTGCAATGGTACCGCTGACTTCTTTAGGCAATGCATCATATACCACAGGTCCGGGAAGTATCAAGCGTTTTAATATGTTTACTACTGCGGTGATTCGTGGAGCTGCTGCACCAGGATATAGTTCCGGACAAGCAATGGAGATCATGGAACAGATTGCCCGCGATCACCTACCTGATAATATCGGATTGGAATGGAGCGGACTTTCTTATCAGGAAAAGCAAGCTGGAGGTCAGACAGGTATGGTTATGGCACTGGTATTCTTGTTTGTATTCCTTTTTCTTGCTGCGCAATATGAAAGTTGGACAGTACCTATTGCTGTATTGCTTTCTTTGCCGGTAGCTGCATTGGGTGCCTATTTGGGTGTCTGGGTATGTGGATTGGAAAATGATGTTTATTTCCAAATAGGCTTAGTAATGCTGGTGGGATTGGCGGCTAAGAACGCTATTTTGATTGTAGAATTTGCCAAAGTGCAGGTGGATAAGGGAGAAGATTTGATTCAATCTGCTATTTATGCGGCAAGATTACGTTTTCGTCCGATTCTGATGACTTCGCTTGCATTTGTGCTTGGTATGCTTCCAATGGTATTGGCAAGCGGTCCTGGTTCGGCAAGCCGCCAGGCGATTGGTACGGGAGTATTCTTCGGAATGATATTTGCTATTGTATTTGGCATCATTCTCGTGCCTTTCTTCTTTGTAATGGTGTATAAAACAAAGTCGAAAATTTTAAAACATAAGAAATAA
- a CDS encoding efflux transporter outer membrane subunit: MKRKKLYMAILLFAGILTSCKVGKSYVRPDLHLPDSLAQHQDSVSFGDQDWKDIYADSTLRSLIDRALEHNKDMLIAAARVKEMAAQKRISTAALLPDIKGKVTAERELENHGGDAFKKADTFEAQFLVSWELDLWGNLRWARSASIAEYLQSIEAQRALRMTIVAEVAQAYYELVALDTELDIVKQTLKAREEGVRLARIRFAGGLTSETSYRQAQVELARTATLVPDLERKISLKENDIAFLAGEYPNRIARSRLLQEFNFPETLPVGLPSTLLERRPDIRQAEQKLIAANAKVGVAYTNMFPRLALTGGFGTESTSLSELLKSPYAVMEGALLTPIFGWGKNRAALKAKKAAFEGEVHNYEKSVLTAFKETRNAIVNFNKIKEVYELRANLERSAKSYMDLAQLQYINGVINYLDVLDAQRGYFDAQIGLSNAIRDELIAVVQLYKALGGGWKQ; encoded by the coding sequence ATGAAACGAAAGAAACTATATATGGCTATCTTATTATTTGCAGGAATATTAACTTCCTGCAAGGTAGGGAAAAGCTACGTTCGTCCTGACCTTCATTTACCTGATAGTTTGGCTCAACATCAGGATTCTGTCAGTTTCGGAGATCAGGACTGGAAAGATATTTATGCTGATTCCACTCTCCGCAGCCTTATTGACCGTGCCTTGGAGCATAATAAGGATATGTTGATAGCGGCTGCCCGTGTGAAGGAAATGGCTGCACAAAAACGAATCTCTACTGCAGCTTTGCTTCCGGATATAAAAGGAAAAGTAACAGCTGAACGTGAATTGGAAAATCATGGAGGGGATGCGTTTAAGAAAGCAGACACTTTTGAAGCCCAATTTCTTGTTTCATGGGAACTCGACCTTTGGGGAAATCTGCGTTGGGCACGTTCGGCCAGTATTGCTGAATATCTGCAATCTATAGAGGCGCAACGTGCACTCCGGATGACGATTGTTGCCGAAGTAGCACAAGCTTACTATGAATTGGTAGCATTGGATACAGAGTTAGACATAGTTAAGCAAACATTGAAAGCTCGTGAAGAAGGTGTTCGTTTGGCACGTATCCGTTTTGCCGGAGGATTGACTTCCGAAACTTCCTATCGTCAGGCACAAGTGGAGTTGGCACGTACGGCTACTTTAGTTCCGGATTTAGAACGTAAGATTTCTCTTAAGGAAAACGATATTGCTTTTCTTGCAGGTGAATATCCTAACCGTATTGCCCGTTCCCGTTTGCTTCAGGAATTCAATTTTCCGGAAACACTTCCGGTTGGCTTGCCTTCCACTTTGTTGGAACGTCGTCCTGATATCCGTCAGGCAGAACAGAAATTGATCGCTGCTAATGCGAAAGTAGGAGTAGCCTATACGAATATGTTTCCGCGTCTTGCTCTGACTGGTGGTTTTGGTACGGAGAGTACTTCATTGTCAGAATTGTTGAAATCTCCGTATGCAGTAATGGAAGGGGCTTTGTTGACTCCTATCTTTGGTTGGGGAAAGAACCGTGCGGCATTGAAAGCGAAAAAAGCGGCTTTTGAAGGTGAGGTGCATAACTATGAGAAATCCGTGCTGACAGCTTTTAAAGAGACACGTAACGCAATTGTGAATTTTAACAAGATAAAAGAGGTGTACGAACTTCGTGCTAATTTGGAACGTTCGGCTAAAAGCTATATGGATCTGGCACAGCTCCAATATATTAATGGGGTTATTAACTATCTGGACGTATTGGATGCCCAACGTGGATACTTTGATGCACAAATTGGCTTAAGTAATGCTATTCGTGATGAGTTGATAGCCGTCGTACAGCTTTATAAAGCGCTTGGTGGAGGTTGGAAACAATAA
- a CDS encoding diphosphate--fructose-6-phosphate 1-phosphotransferase, with the protein MTKSALQIARAAYQPKLPKALASGAVKAVAGAATQSVADQEAIKALFPNTYGMPLITFEAGEAVTLPAMNVGVILSGGQAPGGHNVISGLFDGIKKLNPDNKLYGFILGPGGLVDHNYMELTADIIDEYRNTGGFDIIGSGRTKLEAESQFEKGFEIIKELGIKALVIIGGDDSNTNACVLAEYYAAKKYGVQVIGCPKTIDGDLKNDMIETSFGFDTACKTYAEVIGNIQRDCNSARKYWHFIKLMGRSASHIALECALQVQPNVCIVSEEVEAKDMSLDDVVTYIAKVVADRAAQGHNFGTVLIPEGLVEFIPAMKRLIAELNDFLAANAEEFAQIKKSHQRDYIIRKLSPENSAIYASLPEGVARQLTLDRDPHGNVQVSLIETEKLLSEMVATKLAAWKEEGKYVGKFAAQHHFFGYEGRCAAPSNFDADYCYSLGYTASMLIANGKTGYMSSVRNTTAPAAEWIAGGVPITMMMNMERRHGEMKPVIQKALVKLDGAPFKAFAAQRDRWAIETDYVYPGPIQYFGPTEVCDQATKTLQLEQGK; encoded by the coding sequence ATGACTAAAAGTGCATTGCAAATCGCAAGGGCTGCTTACCAGCCCAAACTTCCGAAAGCATTGGCATCAGGAGCCGTTAAAGCTGTAGCAGGTGCTGCTACTCAGTCTGTAGCCGATCAGGAAGCTATCAAAGCATTGTTCCCTAACACGTACGGAATGCCGTTGATTACATTCGAAGCTGGTGAAGCTGTAACTCTTCCTGCTATGAACGTGGGTGTCATCCTTTCTGGTGGACAAGCTCCCGGTGGGCACAATGTAATCTCCGGTTTATTTGACGGTATCAAGAAATTGAACCCGGATAATAAATTGTATGGTTTCATTTTAGGTCCTGGTGGTCTGGTAGACCACAACTATATGGAATTGACTGCTGACATTATCGATGAATACCGCAATACAGGTGGTTTTGATATCATCGGTTCAGGTCGTACGAAATTGGAAGCTGAAAGCCAATTTGAAAAAGGATTTGAAATTATCAAAGAACTGGGCATTAAAGCATTGGTTATCATTGGTGGTGATGATTCTAATACAAATGCTTGTGTGTTGGCTGAATACTATGCTGCTAAGAAATACGGTGTACAGGTAATTGGTTGCCCGAAAACTATCGATGGAGACTTGAAGAACGATATGATTGAAACTTCTTTCGGTTTTGATACTGCTTGTAAGACTTATGCGGAAGTAATCGGTAACATTCAACGTGACTGTAACTCTGCCCGCAAATATTGGCATTTCATCAAATTGATGGGGCGTTCGGCTTCTCACATCGCGCTGGAATGTGCTTTGCAGGTACAACCTAACGTATGTATCGTTTCTGAAGAAGTAGAAGCAAAAGATATGTCTTTGGATGATGTAGTGACTTATATCGCTAAAGTGGTAGCAGATCGTGCTGCACAGGGACATAATTTCGGTACAGTATTGATTCCGGAAGGATTGGTCGAATTCATCCCGGCTATGAAACGTCTGATTGCTGAATTGAACGACTTCCTGGCTGCTAACGCAGAAGAGTTTGCTCAAATTAAGAAATCTCACCAACGTGATTATATCATTCGTAAACTTTCTCCGGAAAACTCTGCTATCTATGCAAGTCTGCCGGAAGGTGTTGCACGTCAGTTGACTTTGGATCGTGACCCGCACGGAAACGTTCAGGTATCATTGATTGAAACTGAAAAACTGTTGTCCGAAATGGTAGCTACTAAATTGGCTGCATGGAAAGAAGAAGGTAAGTATGTTGGTAAGTTTGCTGCTCAGCACCACTTCTTCGGTTACGAAGGCCGTTGCGCTGCTCCATCAAACTTCGACGCTGACTACTGCTACTCTTTGGGTTACACAGCTTCTATGTTGATTGCTAACGGTAAGACCGGTTATATGTCTTCTGTACGTAACACAACTGCTCCTGCTGCCGAATGGATTGCTGGTGGTGTACCTATCACAATGATGATGAATATGGAACGTCGTCACGGTGAAATGAAACCGGTTATTCAGAAAGCATTGGTGAAACTGGATGGTGCTCCTTTCAAGGCATTCGCTGCACAACGTGATCGTTGGGCTATCGAAACGGATTATGTATATCCGGGACCAATCCAGTACTTTGGTCCTACTGAAGTTTGCGATCAGGCAACTAAGACTTTACAGCTGGAACAAGGTAAGTAA
- a CDS encoding glycoside hydrolase family 25 protein, which yields MPSRNNPIAAVQKKNAASTTRKKRTVSSSKSPRASKKVQEKYGRAMPIWLRNILTVMIVGCFSAVFYYFFIRPYAYRWKPCNGLKEYGVCIPSGYDIHGIDISHYQGKIDWERLQRNQQAATPLHFVFMKATEGGDHNDTTFEVNFANARNHGFIRGAYHFYIPGTDALKQADFFIRTVKLDTGDLPPVLDVEVTGRKEKQELQQGLKRWLDRVESHYGVKPILYTSYKFKTRYLDDSIFNAYPYWIAHYYVDSVKYQGKWSFWQHTDVGNVPGIKEDVDLNVFNGTLEDLKKLTIK from the coding sequence TTGCCGTCACGTAATAATCCGATAGCTGCCGTTCAAAAGAAGAATGCTGCTTCCACCACTAGAAAAAAAAGAACTGTTTCTTCTTCCAAATCTCCCCGTGCTTCGAAAAAAGTACAGGAGAAGTACGGACGTGCTATGCCTATCTGGTTGCGTAATATTCTGACAGTGATGATTGTCGGTTGTTTTTCTGCTGTTTTCTACTATTTTTTCATTCGTCCTTATGCCTATCGTTGGAAACCTTGTAACGGTTTAAAGGAGTATGGAGTTTGTATTCCTTCCGGATATGATATTCATGGTATTGATATATCTCATTATCAAGGAAAAATTGACTGGGAGAGACTTCAGCGGAACCAGCAAGCGGCTACTCCTTTACACTTTGTCTTTATGAAAGCGACAGAAGGGGGGGACCATAACGATACTACATTTGAGGTGAATTTTGCCAATGCTCGTAATCATGGCTTTATTCGTGGGGCTTATCATTTCTATATCCCTGGTACGGATGCTTTGAAACAAGCTGACTTTTTTATTCGTACGGTAAAACTGGATACCGGTGACTTACCTCCCGTGCTTGATGTGGAAGTGACCGGAAGAAAGGAAAAACAAGAACTGCAACAAGGTTTGAAGCGCTGGTTGGACCGCGTAGAATCACATTATGGGGTGAAGCCCATTCTTTATACTTCTTATAAATTTAAAACCCGTTATCTGGATGATTCCATTTTCAATGCTTACCCTTATTGGATTGCACATTATTATGTGGATTCGGTGAAATATCAGGGTAAATGGAGTTTCTGGCAACACACTGATGTCGGGAATGTACCCGGCATTAAGGAAGATGTAGACCTGAATGTATTTAACGGTACATTGGAGGACCTCAAAAAACTGACAATTAAATAG